One window of Amaranthus tricolor cultivar Red isolate AtriRed21 chromosome 11, ASM2621246v1, whole genome shotgun sequence genomic DNA carries:
- the LOC130827620 gene encoding serine/threonine-protein kinase-like protein CCR1 produces MLSLSSSLFSFIFLSLTISAYGLGSMGPISASFGGHYDPFFCAIDASGKQDIICWGTSPENFTSIPSMAALSGGQGFMCGILANTSQPYCWDSNGTGSDLVPSFYRYNTYSHIAAGTNHVCAIRGYYYSDNDVGSVDCWDIFHESGSGSSSSKSLTAKQSVLFYDQYIADLLFEKIVSGDGFSCGVIVEDNKLICWGPNSSNLGISKISGNFLSLASSKNSVCGIVKGSGEIKCWGKNDSYVNDPPSEARFIALSGGFRHFCGIRADTHGVQCWGDFNSSLIPKNSGFFAIATSDIAACGIREDDLVLDCWFVNETVEPPDYNPPLQLCSPGVCTPRACNEGEFTFNASLLNEPELANICIRKDLHICSSCGTNCSSGYFPSSQCTENADRICTPCSLCQNSSCWDVCGLAQVEMKRRHQHQMQKIVLILGPSISGFLLILIGWCLFPYLYFFKSKDGPTKQFRSCIGKKDPESDANADANPPVPAAQCPGEAQIFRLSELKDATNGFKEFNELGRGSYGFVYKALLTDGRQVAVKRANAATIIHTNIRDFENELEILCKMRHCNIVNLLGYCTEMGERLLVYEYMSHGTLHDHLHGGLSPLGWTLRLRIALQAAKGLEYLHMEASPPVVHRDVKSSNILLDSDWGARISDFGCCNLNEKELGEDMKNDVYNFGIVLLEILSGRKAYDVDYSPPNIVEWAVPLVRKGKAAAIIDRYVALPRNVEPLLRLADIAESAVRDNSCDRPSMSTIADLLEQIVKEGLIL; encoded by the coding sequence atgctttctctctcttcctcccTTTTCTCCTTCATATTTCTCTCTCTTACCATTTCTGCATATGGGCTTGGATCCATGGGTCCCATCTCTGCTTCTTTTGGCGGTCATTATGATCCATTCTTTTGTGCTATCGATGCTAGTGGTAAACAAGACATTATTTGTTGGGGTACGTCACCGGAAAATTTTACTTCTATACCTTCCATGGCGGCTCTCTCCGGTGGTCAAGGTTTTATGTGTGGCATTTTAGCAAACACTTCACAACCTTACTGTTGGGATTCTAATGGTACTGGTTCTGATCTTGTACCGTCTTTTTATAGATACAATACTTATTCTCATATAGCTGCTGGTACTAATCATGTTTGTGCTATTAGAGGGTATTATTATTCGGATAATGATGTGGGTTCTGTTGATTGTTGGGATATTTTTCATGAATCTGGGTCTGGGTCAAGTAGTTCTAAAAGTTTAACTGCTAAACAGAGTGTTCTGTTTTATGATCAGTATATTGCTGATTTGCTCTTTGAAAAGATTGTTTCAGGGGATGGGTTCAGTTGTGGAGTTATTGTAGAAGATAATAAGCTTATTTGTTGGGGACCCAATTCATCTAATCTGGGAATTTCTAAAATTTCTGGGAATTTTCTATCATTAGCATCTAGTAAGAATAGTGTTTGTGGAATTGTAAAAGGGTCTGGGGAAATCAAATGTTGGGGTAAAAACGATTCATATGTTAATGATCCACCATCTGAAGCTAGATTCATTGCTTTGAGTGGCGGTTTCCGCCATTTTTGTGGGATTAGAGCTGATACTCATGGGGTTCAATGTTGGGGAgactttaattcttcattaattcCAAAGAATTCTGGTTTTTTCGCCATTGCTACATCGGATATAGCTGCTTGTGGTATAAGAGAAGATGATTTGGTTCTTGATTGTTGGTTTGTTAATGAAACTGTTGAGCCTCCTGATTATAATCCTCCATTGCAGCTATGTAGTCCTGGGGTTTGTACTCCTAGGGCTTGCAATGAAGGAGAATTTACCTTCAATGCAAGCTTGCTGAACGAACCTGAGTTGGCTAATATATGCATAAGGAAAGATTTGCATATTTGTTCATCTTGTGGGACAAATTGCTCATCTGGGTATTTTCCATCGAGTCAGTGCACGGAGAATGCTGATCGGATTTGTACCCCTTGTTCGCTTTGCCAGAATAGCTCGTGTTGGGACGTTTGTGGGCTTGCACAGGTCGAAATGAAGCGTAGACATCAGCATCAAATGCAAAAGATCGTCCTGATTTTGGGACCGTCCATATCTGGTTTTCTGTTGATATTGATTGGTTGGTGTCTGTTTCCGTATCTGTACTTCTTCAAATCGAAAGATGGGCCCACAAAGCAGTTTCGATCGTGTATAGGGAAGAAAGATCCTGAATCTGATGCAAACGCAGATGCGAATCCTCCTGTGCCTGCTGCACAATGTCCCGGGGAAGCACAGATATTCCGACTGTCAGAGCTAAAGGATGCCACTAATGGGTTCAAGGAGTTTAATGAGCTAGGAAGAGGAAGCTATGGGTTTGTGTATAAGGCCTTATTGACCGATGGGCGACAAGTAGCGGTTAAGAGAGCGAATGCAGCTACTATAATCCACACTAACATTAGGGATTTCGAGAACGAATTGGAGATACTTTGTAAGATGAGACATTGTAATATCGTAAACTTGTTAGGTTATTGTACGGAGATGGGGGAGAGGCTTCTTGTGTACGAATATATGTCACACGGTACTTTACACGATCATCTCCATGGAGGTCTTTCGCCTCTTGGTTGGACTCTCCGGTTGAGGATTGCATTACAAGCCGCAAAGGGACTAGAGTACCTTCACATGGAGGCTAGTCCCCCGGTTGTTCATCGAGATGTTAAGTCGTCTAACATTCTTTTGGATTCCGATTGGGGAGCCAGGATTTCAGATTTCGGGTGTTGTAATCTCAATGAGAAGGAGCTTGGTGAAGATATGAAGAATGATGTGTACAATTTTGGGATTGTTTTGTTAGAGATTCTTAGTGGAAGGAAAGCATACGATGTTGATTACTCACCTCCTAATATCGTCGAATGGGCTGTCCCCCTCGTAAGGAAGGGGAAGGCGGCTGCTATTATCGACAGATATGTGGCACTTCCTCGAAATGTCGAACCATTGCTTAGATTAGCTGATATAGCTGAGTCTGCTGTACGAGATAATTCGTGTGATCGGCCTTCTATGTCTACCATTGCTGATTTACTCGAGCAGATCGTAAAAGAAGGACTAATTCTATAG